One Nitrosopumilus sp. genomic region harbors:
- a CDS encoding ribosomal L7Ae/L30e/S12e/Gadd45 family protein produces MSKILEKSLKDALKEDKLTMGTKQVLNSVKNSKLIVLSQSVKKEIFEKIESDAKKEKIPLVNFQGTSVALGRLCGLQFRISTISFTSITDANIKSILKDTEAEENNE; encoded by the coding sequence ATGAGTAAGATACTTGAAAAATCATTAAAGGATGCCCTAAAAGAGGATAAGTTAACTATGGGCACTAAACAAGTTTTGAACTCTGTAAAAAATTCCAAACTAATTGTATTGTCTCAATCAGTAAAAAAAGAAATATTTGAAAAAATTGAATCAGATGCAAAAAAAGAAAAAATTCCATTGGTGAACTTTCAGGGAACTTCAGTCGCATTAGGAAGATTATGTGGCTTGCAATTTCGAATATCCACAATTTCATTCACATCAATAACTGATGCAAACATCAAATCAATTCTAAAAGATACTGAAGCTGAGGAAAATAATGAATAG
- a CDS encoding NusA-like transcription termination signal-binding factor, whose translation MTQSIKLTTDQMRLMSLFQNVTGATARDCVEDEKQDRVIFVVNTGKMGLAIGKGGTHIKSLQNIVKRNVELVEFDEDPAKFLTNLLNSKLVDEVKINKRADGSKQAIVMVDPRKKGIVVGREGRNAEKARMLAKRYFDITSVLINSPERATLEM comes from the coding sequence ATGACACAATCAATTAAACTTACTACTGATCAAATGCGCTTGATGTCTCTTTTCCAAAATGTTACAGGTGCAACTGCACGTGATTGTGTTGAAGATGAAAAACAGGATAGAGTAATTTTTGTAGTTAATACTGGTAAGATGGGATTAGCAATCGGTAAGGGTGGAACTCATATCAAATCATTGCAAAATATTGTTAAAAGAAATGTGGAATTAGTTGAATTTGATGAAGATCCAGCAAAATTCCTCACCAATTTACTGAATTCAAAACTAGTTGATGAAGTAAAAATAAATAAACGAGCCGATGGGTCAAAACAGGCAATAGTGATGGTAGACCCAAGAAAGAAAGGTATTGTAGTTGGAAGAGAAGGCAGAAATGCTGAGAAGGCAAGAATGCTAGCTAAACGATATTTTGATATTACGAGTGTATTAATTAACAGTCCTGAACGCGCTACATTGGAGATGTAA
- a CDS encoding 30S ribosomal protein S12, whose amino-acid sequence MTKKSPLGLFAGRVLTIKKKKQRWAISTYKRRKLGIDKKADPLGGAPQARGIVLEKVGIAAKQPNSAVRKCVRVQLIKNGKTVTAFLPRDGAMNFIDEHDEVHIQGMGATQGGAMGDIPGVRFKVFKVNGTSLHELVIGKKEKPRR is encoded by the coding sequence TTGACAAAAAAATCACCACTTGGATTATTTGCGGGTAGAGTTCTTACAATTAAAAAGAAGAAACAGAGATGGGCAATTTCTACATATAAGAGAAGAAAACTTGGTATTGATAAAAAAGCTGATCCACTTGGTGGTGCTCCGCAAGCAAGAGGAATTGTTTTAGAAAAAGTAGGTATTGCAGCTAAACAACCAAACTCAGCTGTAAGAAAATGTGTTAGAGTTCAATTAATTAAAAATGGAAAAACCGTTACGGCATTTTTGCCACGAGATGGTGCAATGAATTTCATTGATGAACACGATGAAGTTCACATTCAAGGAATGGGTGCAACACAAGGTGGTGCAATGGGAGATATTCCTGGTGTTAGATTTAAAGTATTCAAAGTAAATGGAACATCACTTCATGAATTAGTTATAGGAAAGAAAGAAAAACCAAGGAGATAG
- a CDS encoding 30S ribosomal protein S7 has product MAETKNLLLFRKWDLSNIEVKDPGLKTAISLRKQILPYTFGRSALKRFNKADVNIVERLINKTMHFGKKYAKNTGRMTGKKTKLLNTVKTAFEIIALKTGQNPVEVLVRAVEYSAPNEDTTRIVYGGTVYHVSVDVAPIRRVDLALKFISDAIKESTFSNPKPIEEHMAEQLILAASNDPNAPSVKKKNELERIAQASR; this is encoded by the coding sequence ATGGCTGAAACTAAAAACTTACTACTATTTAGAAAATGGGATTTGTCTAATATTGAAGTTAAAGATCCTGGATTAAAAACTGCCATTTCATTAAGAAAACAAATTTTACCTTATACTTTTGGTCGTTCAGCACTAAAACGATTCAACAAGGCTGATGTGAATATTGTAGAGCGTTTAATTAACAAAACAATGCATTTTGGTAAAAAATATGCAAAAAATACTGGTAGAATGACCGGTAAAAAAACTAAACTTCTCAATACTGTAAAAACTGCTTTTGAAATAATTGCCTTAAAGACTGGACAAAATCCCGTAGAAGTTTTAGTTAGAGCAGTTGAATACTCCGCACCAAATGAGGATACTACAAGAATTGTTTATGGTGGTACTGTATATCATGTATCTGTTGATGTTGCTCCAATTCGAAGGGTTGATTTGGCTTTGAAATTTATCTCTGATGCAATTAAAGAATCCACATTTTCAAATCCAAAACCAATTGAGGAACATATGGCAGAACAACTTATTCTTGCAGCCTCAAATGATCCAAATGCTCCTTCTGTAAAGAAAAAGAATGAGTTAGAAAGAATAGCACAAGCTTCTAGATAA
- a CDS encoding YkgJ family cysteine cluster protein, with product MSQKEIEESLDLLEKDWEVDPILRQFMLGKVTNVSDYPIKVKDVVFHIPYLISQKKYILWKCFWPDCHNCCDRQGRLPLTSDDLITIGKGLKYQKPSDFIKNETLTVTYREPGPSGQMTTMTTINLKRKKDETEADDGTHISCRFLDDKGGCSMHPDRPGVCYLYPFSSWLENEKGIARVHATYQFTGDCPGFYLEDNLESMKEELNNYSKIIYDYNMASNRTNREGFGSVSFT from the coding sequence TTGTCTCAAAAAGAAATTGAAGAATCACTAGATTTGTTGGAAAAAGATTGGGAAGTGGACCCAATTCTACGGCAATTTATGTTGGGAAAAGTCACTAATGTATCTGATTATCCAATCAAAGTTAAAGATGTGGTATTTCATATTCCATATTTGATTTCTCAAAAAAAATACATTTTATGGAAATGCTTTTGGCCTGATTGTCATAATTGTTGTGATAGGCAGGGAAGACTTCCTTTGACATCTGATGATCTAATTACAATAGGAAAAGGCTTGAAATATCAAAAACCTTCAGATTTTATAAAAAATGAAACACTTACCGTTACATATCGAGAACCTGGTCCCTCAGGTCAAATGACTACAATGACAACAATTAATCTAAAAAGAAAAAAAGATGAAACCGAAGCAGATGATGGAACTCATATATCCTGTAGATTTTTAGATGATAAAGGAGGCTGTAGCATGCATCCTGATAGACCTGGAGTATGCTATCTTTATCCATTTTCAAGCTGGTTGGAGAATGAAAAAGGAATAGCACGTGTTCATGCAACCTACCAATTTACAGGTGATTGTCCTGGGTTCTATCTTGAAGATAATTTGGAATCTATGAAAGAAGAGTTGAATAACTATTCCAAAATAATTTATGATTACAATATGGCTTCTAATAGAACTAATAGGGAAGGATTTGGCTCTGTAAGTTTTACTTAG
- a CDS encoding NAD(P)/FAD-dependent oxidoreductase codes for MKIAVMGMGVAGSYLMARLKNSEHEVVGYERMPQEKHDSICAWGTIKPVLDEFCKKTGRNFDDFLIHDGKNMHVKMNNDVKFDIGLKGLCTYNKLGLIQDFIKDCNVVYGSAPKLEELEKEYDMIVDCTGFHRVYLPKLKEDFFLPTYEYKVEYENGVPYDDFYIEPFPGMSGYFWYFPLGEKWAHIGAGDYNKNHIKATDEFLKKHGGKVIATKGRPIRLATPDRCKPYYSGKVVGVGESIGTVYALLGEGIIPSMQCVEIFLENMHDFKAYEKAVEKHYKVYAKVFNFVRAKIHKDFNFFKALPDFIAIFRYMKKNEDRFGMDIKIADLMKVAKA; via the coding sequence TTGAAGATTGCAGTAATGGGAATGGGTGTTGCAGGATCATATCTCATGGCTAGATTAAAAAATTCAGAACACGAGGTTGTCGGATACGAAAGAATGCCTCAAGAAAAACACGATTCAATTTGTGCTTGGGGAACAATAAAACCGGTTTTAGATGAGTTTTGTAAAAAAACTGGGAGAAATTTTGATGATTTTCTAATTCATGATGGAAAAAACATGCACGTAAAGATGAACAATGATGTAAAATTTGATATTGGATTGAAAGGACTATGTACCTATAACAAATTAGGATTAATTCAAGACTTTATCAAAGATTGTAATGTAGTTTATGGGTCTGCACCAAAACTGGAAGAGTTAGAAAAAGAGTATGACATGATAGTTGATTGTACTGGATTTCATAGAGTGTATCTACCAAAATTAAAAGAGGATTTTTTCTTACCAACTTATGAATACAAAGTTGAATATGAGAATGGAGTTCCATATGATGACTTTTACATCGAGCCATTTCCTGGAATGTCAGGATACTTTTGGTATTTTCCACTAGGTGAGAAATGGGCACACATTGGAGCAGGAGATTACAACAAAAATCATATCAAGGCTACTGATGAATTTTTAAAAAAACATGGAGGAAAAGTGATTGCTACCAAAGGACGTCCAATCCGATTAGCCACACCAGATAGATGCAAGCCATATTATTCAGGAAAAGTTGTAGGTGTTGGAGAATCTATTGGAACAGTGTATGCACTTTTAGGTGAAGGAATTATTCCATCAATGCAATGTGTTGAAATTTTCTTGGAGAATATGCATGATTTTAAGGCATATGAAAAGGCTGTAGAAAAACATTACAAAGTTTATGCCAAAGTGTTTAATTTTGTCAGAGCAAAAATTCACAAAGATTTTAATTTCTTCAAAGCACTACCGGACTTCATCGCAATTTTCCGTTACATGAAAAAGAATGAAGACAGATTTGGAATGGATATTAAAATTGCAGATTTAATGAAAGTGGCTAAAGCCTAA
- a CDS encoding nitroreductase family protein: MDTIDAIKQRRSIKSFDKNHKMTEDEIKQLLELAILSPTSYNIQNWRFVIITEQTIKDKLSELSYGQLQVSEASLIIILCADLNSWNKNPERYWANIPEESRNSLVASLKNSYKDKTELQRDEAMRSCGMAAQTIMLAAKSMGYDSCPMKGFDYDAVGKMINLPSDHLISMMVVVGKKAKDPSQRGGQVPLSELVFKNKF; the protein is encoded by the coding sequence ATGGATACAATTGATGCAATAAAACAGAGACGCAGTATCAAAAGTTTTGATAAAAATCATAAGATGACTGAAGATGAAATTAAACAACTTCTTGAATTGGCAATATTGTCTCCAACATCCTATAATATTCAAAATTGGAGATTTGTAATAATTACTGAACAAACTATCAAAGATAAATTATCTGAACTATCTTATGGACAACTGCAAGTATCTGAAGCCTCTTTGATTATCATATTGTGTGCTGATTTGAATTCATGGAATAAAAATCCCGAAAGATATTGGGCTAATATTCCTGAAGAGTCAAGAAATTCTCTTGTTGCTTCACTAAAAAACTCATACAAAGACAAAACTGAATTACAGCGTGATGAAGCAATGCGTTCTTGTGGAATGGCAGCTCAAACTATAATGCTTGCAGCAAAATCAATGGGATATGATTCGTGTCCTATGAAAGGATTTGATTATGATGCTGTGGGGAAAATGATCAATTTACCATCTGATCATTTAATTTCTATGATGGTAGTTGTTGGCAAAAAAGCAAAAGATCCCTCTCAACGTGGTGGGCAGGTTCCTCTATCGGAACTTGTTTTTAAAAATAAATTCTAA
- the leuS gene encoding leucine--tRNA ligase produces the protein MTMNWNAIENKWRKKWIESKDFETNPNEKPKKFITVAYPYPNSPQHIGHGRTYTLADVHARFYRMRGYNVLFPMGFHYTGTPVLGMARKIQAGEKEILDGLRNIYHVPEEDIKTFVEPIKIADYFHEEIKSGMIEMGYSIDWRREFTTIVPGYQKFIEWQITTLKEKGRIIQGSHPVGWCPDDQNPVSQHDTMGDVEPKIDDKNFLIKFKFGEFIFPITTLRPETIFGITNLWVNPNTEYKKVTVDNEKWIISEEGAKKISFFEKQVKIDGEIMGSEIIGKYAINHDGREIPILPADFVEPDMGTGLVMSVPAHAPKDYQALIDLKSKGYELASKIEPIPIISTEGYGIIPAKDICEKLGVSDQSDQKLEEATKELYLKEFTDGKLNEKCGQFNNEKVQFGRDKIRIWLKGNGHLEKFPVLENAPVRCRCGAECVVKILNNQWFLNYGDEEWKELARTCLDEMNILPSNIKTEFKEVIDWLHERACARQQGLGTKLPWDKDWIVESLSDSVIYMAYYTLSRFVNDGTVQPENLTKEFFDYILLDSGDLKLAADTSKLSEDIVNSIKKEFTYFYPVDSRHSGRDLVQNHLSFFILNHVAIFEKKLWPKEIVVNGSVMMDGAKMSKSMGNIIPLRTAIRDHGADPIRLAIISSAELLQDADFNMESVSGIQNKLESLLEECSRLKNEPISELQTEDRWILSKTQNLIHQVTESIEKMRLREGLHDILFTFESNLSWYNKRVQAKDRKDVSGILYKINSARIAMLSPFAPHIAEEIWEKLGNSRLVSKSQWPEYSKNNVDAIAIQSEELLKSTINDIANILKVTKITPQKIVIYVNSDEFKKTVYHKILEIMVGGQNNMGVVMKELIADPKTAEAKKMPDYIQKVIKDLLSESEEIKQTKLESTEFNEKEFLSNELVSIGKKEFGVEVQVYSESDSDIYDPKGKARHARPFKPAILIE, from the coding sequence ATGACAATGAACTGGAATGCAATAGAGAACAAATGGCGAAAGAAATGGATAGAATCAAAAGATTTTGAAACAAATCCAAATGAAAAACCAAAAAAATTCATCACGGTAGCATATCCATATCCCAACTCGCCACAACACATAGGGCATGGACGAACTTACACATTAGCTGATGTGCATGCCAGATTTTATCGAATGCGTGGATATAATGTTCTATTTCCAATGGGATTTCATTATACCGGAACTCCCGTACTTGGAATGGCAAGAAAAATTCAAGCTGGAGAAAAAGAAATTCTTGATGGATTGCGAAATATTTACCATGTCCCAGAAGAAGATATCAAAACATTTGTAGAACCAATAAAGATAGCAGATTATTTCCATGAAGAGATAAAGTCTGGAATGATCGAGATGGGCTACTCCATTGATTGGCGTAGAGAATTTACCACCATAGTTCCAGGTTATCAGAAATTTATTGAATGGCAAATTACAACACTCAAAGAGAAGGGTAGAATAATTCAAGGGAGTCATCCAGTTGGTTGGTGTCCTGATGATCAAAATCCAGTATCACAACACGATACAATGGGCGATGTAGAACCTAAGATTGATGATAAAAATTTCTTAATCAAATTCAAATTTGGTGAATTTATATTTCCAATTACAACACTACGACCTGAAACAATTTTTGGAATCACAAATTTGTGGGTCAATCCAAATACAGAATACAAAAAAGTTACAGTAGATAATGAGAAATGGATAATTTCAGAAGAAGGTGCAAAAAAGATTTCATTTTTTGAAAAACAAGTAAAAATCGATGGAGAAATAATGGGAAGTGAGATTATTGGAAAATATGCTATAAATCATGATGGGCGAGAAATTCCGATTTTACCAGCTGATTTTGTAGAGCCGGATATGGGAACAGGACTTGTAATGTCAGTACCAGCTCACGCACCAAAAGATTACCAAGCTTTGATAGATTTGAAGTCAAAAGGCTATGAATTAGCCTCAAAAATTGAGCCCATACCAATCATATCAACTGAAGGTTATGGAATCATTCCGGCAAAAGATATTTGTGAAAAATTAGGAGTATCAGATCAATCAGACCAAAAATTAGAAGAAGCCACAAAAGAATTGTATCTCAAAGAATTTACAGACGGTAAATTAAACGAAAAATGCGGTCAATTCAATAATGAAAAAGTACAGTTTGGACGAGACAAAATCAGAATTTGGCTAAAGGGTAATGGTCATCTAGAAAAATTCCCAGTACTTGAGAATGCACCAGTACGTTGTCGTTGTGGTGCAGAATGTGTTGTAAAAATATTGAACAACCAATGGTTTCTCAATTATGGGGATGAAGAATGGAAAGAATTAGCAAGGACTTGTCTTGATGAGATGAACATTCTTCCAAGCAACATCAAAACAGAATTCAAAGAAGTGATTGATTGGTTACATGAGCGAGCTTGTGCAAGACAGCAAGGGCTTGGAACTAAACTACCATGGGATAAAGATTGGATAGTAGAGAGCCTATCAGATAGTGTAATCTATATGGCATACTATACTCTTTCACGCTTTGTTAATGACGGTACAGTACAACCTGAAAACTTGACAAAAGAATTCTTTGATTATATTTTGTTAGACAGTGGAGATTTGAAACTAGCTGCTGACACATCTAAACTTTCTGAGGATATCGTTAATTCAATTAAAAAAGAGTTTACTTACTTTTATCCGGTTGATTCAAGACATTCTGGCAGAGATTTGGTTCAGAACCATTTGTCGTTTTTTATTTTAAATCATGTTGCAATATTTGAAAAGAAGTTATGGCCTAAAGAAATTGTAGTCAATGGTAGTGTCATGATGGATGGTGCTAAAATGTCAAAGAGTATGGGAAATATCATTCCATTACGTACTGCCATCAGAGATCATGGAGCAGATCCAATCAGATTAGCAATCATTTCATCAGCTGAATTACTCCAAGATGCTGATTTTAACATGGAATCAGTATCTGGCATTCAAAATAAGCTAGAATCACTTCTTGAGGAATGCTCTAGGCTAAAAAATGAACCCATTTCAGAATTGCAAACGGAAGATAGATGGATTTTATCTAAGACTCAGAATTTGATACATCAGGTTACTGAATCAATTGAGAAGATGAGATTACGTGAAGGATTGCACGATATACTATTTACATTTGAATCCAATTTGAGCTGGTATAACAAAAGAGTTCAAGCTAAAGACAGAAAAGATGTTTCAGGAATACTATACAAGATAAATTCAGCTAGAATTGCAATGCTATCACCATTTGCACCACATATTGCTGAGGAGATATGGGAAAAGTTGGGAAATTCAAGACTGGTTTCAAAGTCACAATGGCCGGAATATTCTAAAAACAATGTGGATGCTATTGCAATTCAATCCGAAGAGTTGTTAAAGTCTACGATTAATGATATTGCAAATATTCTAAAAGTTACAAAAATCACACCACAGAAGATTGTAATCTACGTAAATTCAGATGAATTCAAAAAAACTGTGTATCACAAGATACTTGAAATCATGGTTGGGGGTCAAAACAACATGGGAGTAGTAATGAAAGAATTAATTGCAGACCCTAAAACAGCTGAGGCCAAAAAAATGCCAGACTATATTCAAAAAGTAATCAAAGATTTACTTTCAGAATCTGAGGAGATAAAACAAACAAAATTAGAATCTACAGAATTTAATGAAAAAGAATTTCTTTCAAATGAATTAGTCAGTATTGGAAAGAAAGAATTTGGTGTAGAAGTTCAAGTGTATTCTGAATCAGATTCAGACATTTATGATCCTAAAGGAAAAGCTAGACATGCAAGACCATTCAAACCTGCGATTCTAATTGAATAA
- the alaS gene encoding alanine--tRNA ligase, producing MDKKEILKEFSSDSDRYYKVKLFEEQGFVRKSCLKCGRFFWTLDSERSLCPDDADDTYSFIGEPPTTKRFDYTQSWKQVEEFFVKNNHTSVSRYPVVCRWRDDLYFTIASVVDFQRIMGSKVVFEFPANPLVVPQTCLRFKDLENVGVTGRHFSSFCMIGQHSIPDGKGYWKDECIDLDYRLLTDQFGIKKEEVVFVEDVWAGGGSFGPSLEYFVRGLELGNAVFTEFQGELGKHTTLDQRIIDMGAGLERFAWITMGTPTAYDCCFGPINQTLFEKIGIDSDSDILQKYFTEIAKALDNFEDLNDVRRHAIKKARLSDEQLTKVISPLEGIYLIADHLRTLIFAITDGALPSNVGGGYNLRMMLRRINATISKQNLKLDIDQLIDSHIDYLKDTYPELDEKRDDVKKILKIESQRYEESKVHMKKKAEKIREKGIPSVDELITLYESDGITPEYLKEVDAISEIPSSFYSKLSDLHQSEKKKAIAELPLEELPETDTLFYKEDPMEFDAKVIKVFDDQVVLDKTSFYARGGGQEPDHGSIAGFKVINVDKHANIIVHKLEGGVPKEGETVSCKVDATRRANITKNHTSTHILNASSRKILGSWIWQHSAFKEEDHARLDITHHSSLTEEQVKEIEDTANNMVKENLAVNIEYFDRGTAEQKYGFRIYQGGVVPVKSVRIVSIEDKDIEACGGTHVKKTGDIELIKITKTKRIQDGVVRLEFVSGPHAFEYVKQQEIESEHKEYEAAQKAELEKRREENKQKAREQIPILLEKILDGQSGELDGIIVNNKLCFTASRNYDEYFHQNFGKKLVAKDNTAAFCGIFESGPTVRIMVYAGEQSGVNAGVIAKEISSILGGSGGGDAKFAQGGGKDTSKMEQAITKAKSMILG from the coding sequence TTGGATAAAAAAGAGATTCTAAAAGAATTTTCATCTGATTCTGACAGATATTACAAGGTAAAATTATTTGAAGAACAAGGATTTGTGAGAAAATCTTGCTTGAAATGTGGAAGATTTTTTTGGACATTAGATTCTGAACGTAGTTTATGTCCAGATGATGCTGATGATACTTATTCTTTCATTGGAGAACCACCAACTACAAAGAGGTTTGATTACACTCAATCATGGAAACAAGTCGAAGAATTTTTTGTAAAAAATAATCATACTTCAGTTAGCAGGTATCCTGTGGTTTGCAGATGGCGTGATGATCTATATTTTACAATTGCATCTGTTGTTGATTTTCAAAGGATAATGGGTTCCAAAGTAGTTTTTGAATTTCCTGCAAATCCTTTAGTTGTACCCCAAACTTGTTTAAGATTCAAAGATTTGGAAAATGTTGGAGTTACAGGAAGACATTTTTCTAGTTTTTGCATGATTGGCCAACACAGCATTCCTGATGGAAAAGGATACTGGAAAGATGAATGTATTGATTTGGATTATAGATTACTAACTGATCAGTTTGGGATAAAAAAAGAAGAAGTGGTGTTTGTAGAAGATGTATGGGCAGGTGGGGGTTCTTTTGGTCCATCGCTAGAATATTTTGTTAGAGGATTAGAATTAGGTAATGCAGTTTTTACAGAATTTCAAGGAGAGTTGGGAAAACATACAACACTTGATCAAAGGATTATTGACATGGGTGCAGGTCTTGAGAGATTTGCATGGATTACAATGGGAACACCTACTGCATATGATTGCTGTTTTGGTCCAATTAATCAGACATTATTTGAAAAGATTGGGATAGATTCGGATTCAGATATTTTACAGAAATATTTTACAGAAATTGCAAAGGCTCTTGATAATTTTGAGGATCTAAATGATGTGAGACGACATGCAATAAAGAAAGCGAGATTATCTGATGAACAATTAACAAAAGTGATATCACCACTTGAAGGAATTTATTTAATTGCAGATCATCTTAGAACTCTAATTTTTGCAATTACAGATGGTGCCCTTCCAAGTAATGTGGGAGGAGGATACAATCTAAGGATGATGTTACGTAGAATTAATGCAACTATTAGCAAACAAAATCTAAAGCTAGACATTGACCAACTAATTGATTCGCATATTGATTATCTAAAAGATACATACCCTGAGCTTGATGAAAAAAGAGACGATGTTAAAAAAATACTAAAAATAGAATCACAAAGATATGAAGAATCAAAAGTCCACATGAAGAAGAAGGCAGAAAAGATTCGCGAAAAGGGCATTCCAAGTGTAGATGAATTAATCACACTTTACGAATCAGATGGAATTACACCAGAATATCTCAAAGAAGTAGATGCAATTTCAGAGATTCCATCATCATTTTACTCAAAACTATCAGATTTACATCAATCAGAAAAGAAAAAAGCAATTGCAGAATTACCATTAGAAGAATTACCTGAGACAGACACTCTATTTTACAAAGAGGATCCAATGGAATTTGATGCCAAAGTAATCAAAGTTTTTGATGATCAAGTGGTATTAGATAAAACATCATTTTATGCAAGAGGCGGAGGACAAGAGCCAGACCATGGAAGTATAGCAGGATTCAAAGTGATCAATGTAGATAAGCATGCAAACATCATAGTTCACAAGCTAGAAGGAGGAGTTCCAAAAGAAGGAGAAACAGTATCATGTAAAGTAGATGCAACTAGACGTGCAAACATTACAAAAAATCATACAAGTACTCACATACTAAATGCATCTTCACGAAAAATTTTAGGTTCATGGATTTGGCAACATTCTGCATTCAAAGAAGAGGATCATGCTAGATTAGACATTACACATCATTCCTCATTAACTGAGGAACAAGTAAAAGAAATTGAAGATACTGCAAACAACATGGTAAAAGAAAATCTAGCTGTGAATATAGAATATTTTGATAGAGGAACTGCAGAGCAAAAATATGGATTTAGAATTTATCAAGGTGGAGTAGTTCCTGTAAAGTCAGTAAGAATTGTGTCAATTGAAGATAAAGATATAGAAGCATGTGGTGGAACACATGTTAAAAAAACGGGCGACATTGAGTTAATCAAAATTACAAAGACAAAAAGAATTCAAGATGGGGTAGTTAGACTAGAATTTGTTTCAGGTCCTCATGCATTTGAGTATGTCAAACAACAAGAGATTGAATCAGAACATAAGGAGTATGAAGCTGCACAAAAAGCAGAACTGGAGAAAAGAAGAGAAGAGAATAAACAAAAAGCAAGAGAACAGATTCCCATTTTGTTAGAAAAGATTCTTGACGGTCAATCAGGAGAACTTGATGGAATCATAGTAAACAACAAACTCTGCTTTACTGCAAGTAGAAATTATGATGAATATTTTCATCAGAATTTTGGTAAAAAGTTAGTGGCCAAAGATAACACTGCTGCATTTTGTGGAATTTTTGAATCAGGTCCAACAGTTAGAATAATGGTGTATGCAGGAGAACAATCAGGCGTAAATGCAGGCGTGATTGCCAAAGAAATATCATCAATTCTAGGAGGGTCTGGCGGTGGTGACGCAAAATTTGCCCAAGGGGGTGGAAAAGACACATCTAAAATGGAGCAGGCAATAACCAAAGCAAAATCAATGATTTTAGGATAA
- the rpl12p gene encoding 50S ribosomal protein P1, translated as MEYVYAALLLHKLDKEVNEANLTSVVKASGAEVNDAQVKALVAALADVNIDEAVKAAPVAVAAAAAPADAAAGGEAKKEEKPKEEGKTEEAAMEGLSSLFG; from the coding sequence ATGGAATATGTTTACGCTGCTTTACTTCTTCACAAACTAGACAAAGAAGTTAACGAAGCAAATCTCACTTCAGTTGTTAAAGCATCTGGAGCTGAAGTTAATGATGCTCAAGTTAAAGCACTAGTGGCAGCCTTGGCCGATGTAAATATCGATGAGGCAGTTAAAGCCGCACCTGTCGCAGTTGCCGCAGCAGCAGCACCAGCAGATGCAGCAGCCGGTGGTGAAGCAAAGAAAGAGGAAAAACCTAAAGAAGAAGGTAAAACCGAAGAAGCAGCCATGGAAGGATTATCTTCCCTATTTGGCTAA
- a CDS encoding trimeric intracellular cation channel family protein: MVDFSFPIDGFISILDYLGTIAFAVTGASKAISHKADIFGIIVLASVVGVAGGITRDVIFGRFPTAFSDPIYISITVIVGVVMFYLYSKMKKQMNVWLIFDAVGLGVFSIIGASIAYQIVGLNFLPMLFGGMITAIGGGILRDVFVREIPIVFVKEVYAVASIVGIVIFYATLSSGVDIQISSIIGIVSATGIRLLAIKYNWNLPKAKGSID; this comes from the coding sequence TTGGTTGATTTCTCTTTTCCCATAGATGGCTTTATTTCTATTCTTGATTACTTGGGAACAATTGCCTTTGCAGTAACAGGTGCATCAAAGGCCATCTCTCACAAAGCAGACATTTTTGGAATAATCGTATTGGCATCAGTAGTTGGTGTCGCAGGTGGAATTACACGTGATGTGATATTTGGAAGATTTCCAACTGCATTCTCTGATCCAATCTATATCTCAATTACTGTTATTGTTGGTGTTGTAATGTTCTATCTTTATTCAAAAATGAAAAAACAGATGAACGTCTGGTTAATCTTTGATGCAGTAGGATTGGGAGTTTTTTCAATCATTGGGGCATCAATTGCATATCAGATTGTTGGATTAAATTTTCTGCCAATGCTCTTTGGAGGAATGATAACTGCAATAGGTGGTGGAATTCTTAGAGATGTATTTGTTAGGGAGATTCCTATTGTATTTGTTAAAGAAGTATATGCAGTTGCTTCGATTGTTGGTATTGTAATATTTTATGCAACTCTATCTTCGGGAGTAGATATTCAAATTTCTTCAATAATAGGAATTGTTTCAGCTACTGGAATTAGATTACTTGCAATAAAGTATAACTGGAATCTTCCAAAAGCCAAAGGTAGTATTGACTAG